The Paenibacillus sp. FSL W8-0426 region GCGCCCTTGGTTGCATGGGGTCAAAACGTCTGAAGCCGGCATATCATAGGGAGAACCTTATATTGGGAATGCGGGACAAGGAGGGACCTGCGAATGAAAATAGCGATGGTTGCACCCGAAAAGCTGCCTCTGCCCGGAAACGGATCTGTTGAAATCTGCATTCTGGCCATTGCCCGCGAACTCGCTGAACGGCACGAAGTCACCATTATTAGCCGCACGGTGCCGGGATTTCCGCAGAAAGAACAACGGCAAGGCATCACCATTCGCCGCGTTCCTGCTCCAAGCCCGGACAGTTATACCAGGGCGGTGCTCCGTGTATTGAAAAATGAAGCCTTCGACCTGATCCAGGTCGATAACCGGCCACGATCCATGGCTACCATCAAACGAAGCTTGCCCGACATTCCGGTTGTGCTTTACCTGCATTCCCTCACCTTTGCACAACCGGGGGCGTCCAGACTGGCGATGCTTCGCCAGGCGGACTTGATTGCCGTCAACAGCAGATCGCTTAAGGAGCGGCTTGGTCGCCGATTTCCTTCTTTGAAACAGCACATGCGCATCGTTCCGCTCGGAACCGATTTGAATCGATTTGCTCCTGCAAGCCGTGCCGAGAAAGAACAGCTGCGCAAACAACTAGGGGTCACCCAACCGTTTTGCGTTCTTTACGCAGGAAGACTCATACCTCGCAAAGGCGTGAACGTTCTCATTCGAGCCGTCGCCATCCTTCAGCAGAAACACCCTGTACAGCTGTTGATTGCGGGTAAAGGGCCGCCAAGTTACGTACGCAAGCTGCGGCGTTTAGCTGACAGAAAACAGGTCCAGGCAACTTTTTGCGGACAGATCGCCCATGAACGGATGGAACGATTATATCGTGCTGCCGATTGTATCGTCTGCCCATCGCAAAAACATGAAGCATTTGGCCTCGTCAACGTTGAAGCCATGGCATCCGGATTGCCCGTCATTGCATCGGACAACGGAGGTATTCGCGAGATCATCCAGACTGGAAACGAAGGATATCTGGTGTATGCCTACGACAAACCGGAATCGTTTGCCCTGCGTCTGAATCAGCTCGCATCCAACCCTGAACTCGCCCAAAGCATGGGCCAAAAAGGAAGGATTTGCGCAGTTAGCCGATACAGTTGGTCACGTACGGCCATGCACCTGGAAGCAGCGTATACCCGGCTCATTCGCGGATAGCCGCGAATGAGCTCCTTTGAATTTTTTTCAGCATGATGTTATTGCCCTCCTGTTCTGCCCTCGTGCTTTGTGCCTTGTATCTTCCGGCCCTTGATAAACGAATCCATATGGGGAATGGGCACATGCATCATTTCAATCATCTCCAGAATGATCAGGTCCTTCATGCAGAATCGCACTCTGGCACAGGTCTGTTGGTGGAATACGTCATATACCCCGCTGCCTGTCCAGCATCCATGGGGCACTTCAAGCGAGTTGTTTACGATATAACCGACAGTGCCGATCGGCGGCATGACGACTTTAATGGCTTGACGGTCCGTGCGGTTATCCGGATCCTTGACCAAAAAGAGAGTATCTCCGACATTCAACGCTTCCGTGCCATGATACTTTTCCATTCCTTGCATGGCCACAAATAATTTGATCATCATATTGCTCCTTCTGTTGTTTATTTCTCCTGTCCGGACAGGGGATTGAACTAATGATCACCCTCATAGCTTTTCAACCATTCCATCAGTTGATTCCGGATCTCTCTGCGATATTCCCGGGGCTCGAGGACCTCTGCTTCAGGTCCGTATTGGTACAACCATTGCAGAAACTCTCGACTGCTGTTTAACGTTACCTCGAACAACAAGCTGCCATCGGGCAGATCTGTCATTCGCGGACGGACAAACATCTCTTCTTCTTTTATGTAGGGAGCTATTTTTTCGGTAAATCTCACCTTGAAATGAATATGTTCGTCGCCACGGTCGACAGACCACGTATTTTTCATATATTGAATGATATTGAAATCACTCTTGTCAAAATGCTTGTTGGTCTGCAAAACATCGAGAAAACGGCTGATTCTGAACAATCTTACCCTTTGCTGCATATGACAGTAACCGATGAGATAGAAACGCTGGTCGCGCGGAATCAAATAATAGGGATCAATATCCCTGACTGTAATTTCATTGTTCGTAAGCGTATGATACTGGGTTCGAATCGTTTGCTGATCAAGGATCGCTTCAATAATGGGGATGAGCAGATTGGGATCTTTGCCTTCTTCCCGATATGCGGGAGTACCCATGCGAATAATGCCTGCAATGTTTTCCACGATTTCATTATTTTTTGATTTTGATTTGGTGTGAGCCGAAATAACCTTGTCAAATGCCGAGTCAAATCCAGCCGGCAGCTGCGAAGTATCCACCACGGACGGAAGCATGGAAAATACCATCGCCTCCTGTTCGGTAAAGTTCAAGGGATATAAGGCAAACTCGCCTATAAAACGATAACCCTTTCCATAACCCTCATTGATAATGGGGGCCACCCTGTCCAAAATCCGCAGATCTCGATAGATCGTACGAACGGTGGTGTCGCATTTCAAAGCCAATTCCTTGGCTGAAATTCCGGGATTCGCTTGTATAGCTTGAAGTATGCGCAGCAGACGAATTAATTTCTCTGTCATGCAGTTTCTCCCCTTCGATATTTTATCGGCAAGGAAAACTAGTTCCTTTAGTACTGAAATAAATCTTTAGACCCAACATCAATTTCGCAAATTCACCCTCCAGGCATAGTCCGATTGCACTTATCCCGCTATCCCAATATACCTTTCCTTACTTGCTTGCGTAAATTTTTTGCGGAGATCTCGCGTTCCTACGCCTATTAGCCTATGCGCAAAAGGGTTGAATCGACAAAAAAAGCCCCGTCTCTTGAATCAAGAAACAGGGCTTTTCGGATTTATGAATGGCTAAGCTGCAGCAGCGGGGGGAGCACGTTGATCATATGGTCACACAGCTCTGTGATATCTTCCATCTGCTCTTCATTCACGGTGCGGACAAAATGAACATCTGCTGTAATGCGTTAACCATCGGATCCCCCGTATGTATAATGAACCTCTAGCTCGACGCGCTGTCCGGGCCAACCCTCGTCCAGGATGGAACGAATCGCCGGACAAGACGCTCCCGGATCCTGAACCAGCAGCTCATATCGTAATTGTAAACGGCATCCAGGCCGGCTGTCCGGCGTTTCCAATATTTCGGCCGCAAGATCGGAGAGCGAACTCTTAAGGATCACTTCTGCTGTCACCTGCGGTCGCCCTCTCAGGCAGCATTGAAGAACAAGTTCCCTGGACATTGCAGCCATCTCGAAGATATCCTTTCTGCCTGTAACCTGGATGATTTCGTCCAAGTTGTCAAGATCATAAAGCGCGTTCTCGAACCCCACTTTCAAATTGTCGTAAATGGTTGGATCAAACATGCCATCAAACCTCTTTCTTCATTTACTCCGTGCCCTTAGCAGAAGCTCTTGTTAGATAAAGAAGGTAACCAATAAATGTCTCCATTCCAGGGCGACATATTTTATTTTACGCAAACGATCCCAATTCGTCTCCAAATTTCCCAACTCGCCGTAATATAAAAAAACATATGTCAAACCATTGTCACATTGACGAAGCCTTTTGTCATGATCAAGGCGGCAAAAAAGGCCCGGTCAGAAGACCGGGCCACAGGTTTCAAGCACCTCGAAACCATCACACATTATGCTTCTTCTATATCTTTTCCGGAAGCTGCCGATTCTGCATCAGCCTCTTCAGAGGTTGTTTCTTCCTCAACCAAAGCTTGCGGCGGCATGACTGAAGCAATGATGGAATCTGCAGGCGTCACCAGTTTAAGCCCTTTGGCAAGGGTAATGTCGGAAGCAGTCAGACGATCCCCGATTTCCAAGCCGCTAACATCCACTTCAATGGAGGACGGGAGATCGGCAGGCAAACCTTCAACCTCGAGCTGTACCTCCTGGGACTGAAATACGCCGCCCGCTTTGGAACCGGCAGCCGTCCCTTGGAAATCGAGCGGAATGCTGACCGAAACCGGTTTATTCTTCGATATTTGCAAAAAGTCCACATGCAGCAGGCGGCCGTTGCGCTCCTGCTGGTCCTTGATCAGAACAGGCACTTTTTTTCCGCCTTCCAGTTCAAGGTTGAACATTTCGGAACGACCGGTTCGGGCCACTTTGAGCATTTCTTTTTCATCGACATGTATGGCGGTTCCCTCGATTCCCGGTCCATACACTACCGCTGGAATCCGGCCGCCTTGTCTCAACAGGCGCAGCGCGGCGCCTTTTTTTTCGGTTCTGGGTGTAGCCGTCAGTTGAGCCATTTCTCCGTTGGATTTCATGATTGAACATCCTCCTTCATGGTCCATGCGCCTAAGGTTTTTCGTTTGACACACAGGTCTCTCTTTTGCACGACAATATGATCTTCGGCCATCATTCGGGCCATATCTATACTTACCCCAAAGCCACCGCATCTCAAACGTTAATCCGCTCATTTTTTCACATTAATCCATTTTTGCCAATCGGCTCCGATGTTCACGGCAAAGGCAGCCGGAGATCCTCCGGCTGCCTTTGCTCAAATACATACATGACTCTTTATGAAGCATTATGCACTGCTGAGATCATTCATTCTCCCTGCATCGCGTATCACCTGCATATGGTCGGAACCACTCTGGACGACGATCAGCACATTCTCGTCCTCGGGCGTAATATCAACGTATCGGTCGCCGCACGTATCCTTGGCCTCCCATTCATTCAGGCGAATGATCAGCCCGAGATGCTGCAGACCGGAGGCCACCCGGAAACGCGCCTCCGCCGCATCGCCGTTCCTTTCCAAGCGCACGGCGCCATCCTGCATGCCCGTGCCCCATACCCATACATCCCATCCGTCATACTGCCGATCCTGACGCTCGTACCGAAGCGTGACCAACCGCGACGTCTGCCTATGAACCGCAATGTCGATCGATCCCCGGACTCCTTCCGTCTCCGCTGTAATCCGGACATGGCCAGGTGCCAAGCCGCGAACGATCCCGGCGGAACTGACCGCGGCCGTTTCCGGATGCGAAGAGTGCCAGCGAACGCGCATTCCCGATAGAGGCTGACCGAACTGATCCAGCACCAATGCCCTCAGCCGGCTAATGCGCGTCGTATACAACACGTTTTCTCCAACAATTTCGAGCCGTTCGGCATATCGCTCTTCGACCAGCAATAGACTGTAAGCAGCGATATCTCCGTATCGGGCCGTAATGACCGCATCTCCGGCTTGGATTGCCTCGATCGTTCCATCCTCTTCGATCCGGAGCACCTCGGGGGCCGAAGACGTCCACGTCGTCTTCGCATTCGGCACTACATTGCCCAAACTGTCAAGCACGACGGCGCGTATCCTTGCCTTCTCGCCAGGGCTATACGCCTGCCGCGGAGCATTGACTTCGATCACGGCGGGTTCGGTAATGCCTGCCTGCTCCATGTCATATAACACCATCAGCGACAAACGCTCAACCAGCACAGTCCCTTGCACGCTGTCAATCGCCTCCGTGCCGGCCCGCCGGTCATTGACGACCACATGCCAAGTCCCTTCAGGCAGGGTTAACGGCTGAGGCTGGGCAGAAGCATTGTAGATGACAACGATTCGGTTCCAGCTATCCTTGTTGGCTCCGTCCTTAAGCATAAAAACAACCATTTGCCCTTCGGCCCGGAGGAATTGCAGGTGCTTCCTGATCTGATCCGCATGAATCATGCGAAAGGCAGGGTGCGTCCGGCGCAGCTGAATCAGCCCGCGATAATAGTCGAATACGGCCCTAAACCTGGATTTATTTTTCCAAACGATCGAATTCACCACATCATCGCTGCGATAGCTGTTCTGGTCGCCAAACTTCGAGCGCAGCATCTCATCTCCGGCATGCAGAAACGGAATCCCCTGCGAGGTCAGCACAATGCCTGAAGACAACAACGAACGCCGAACCATATCACATTCCAGCACATCTTCTTCATCCACCAAACGATACGGGTCTGCTGCCCTTACTGCGGATTCCGCGCTCCCGCCGCCAACCGGCTGTCCCCCTTGCCATTCGGGAAAACCAAGCTGGGGCCTCAAGTTCATCGTCGTGGCGATTTTATCCCATAGATTGAGATTGTCATGGGCCGTAACATAATTGATCGTTTCCGCTGGCGTGATCGTAAAGTCGTCGATGGCTCCCGCAACACCTGCGACGATGTCTTTCTCCTTGCCGCCGGCTCCGGTAGCGAATCCTTTGCCTGCACCGTCACTGTCCCCTTTAATGGCTCCACGAAAATGATCGTTGAACACGGCGAAGCCTTGACCGCGTTGGGCGCCTTTGAGCGTTTTTCGATTCAGCGGCGAATCCCCGCCCGTCCATGGCTCGCCATAAATCAGTATCGCCGGATCAATTCTCTCTTTCAATTCTCGCGTCAGTTCGTTCATCGTGTCCGTATCGATCAGCCCCATTAGGTCGAAACGAAATCCGTCTACATGATATTCTTCTGCCCAATGAAGCAGGGAATCCAAAATGTATTTCCGCACCATCGGCCGCTCCGTGGCCAGCTCATTGCCAACCCCTGATCCGTTACTAAGCGTCCCGTTCTCCCAATAACGGTAATAATACCCCGGTACAATCCGGTCGAAAGGTCCTTCATTCACGCTGAACGTGTGATTGTATACCACGTCAAGCACGACGCGAATGCCTTGCCTATGCAGGGATTGGACCATGGTCTTGAATTCGCGGATCCTTGTTGAAGGGTCCCGCGGGTCGGTCGAATACGATCCTTCCGGCACATTGTAATGCTGGGGATCGTAACCCCAATTGTAAGGCAGCCTTTCATGGGGACCCGCATCCGCCAGAAGCAGTTCATCCACGGTTTGGTAATCCGCGACAGGCATCAAATGCACATGGGTAATCCCCAATTCGGCGAGGTGGTCCACCCCGATGGCATTTCCGTCCCGATCCGTCAGCCCTGATGCGGCAAAGGCCAGATATTTTCCTTTAAACGGAATATCAGCTTGGGGATCGGAAGAGAAATCGCGAACGTGAAGTTCGTAAACGACGGCATCAATCGGATGCAAAAATGCGGGTCTGGCATCATTCTCCCAATCAGCAGGATTCGTTGCGTCCATATCGATAATGGCCGTGCGCTGCCCATTGGCTGTGACCGCGTGCGCATAAGGGTCCGGCGCAATGGCAACGCGCCCATCCTCGTGAACGAGTCGGTACATATAATAATGGCTGTTCCAATCCCCCTCCAAGCGCAGACTCCATATCCCTTCGGCACTTCGAGTCATGGTATGGGAAATTCCGCCCTCATGTTCGGTTACCCGTCCATCCTCACCATAAGTCCCTTGCTCATCAAAAATCAGCAGCGTAACCTGCCGAGCTGTGGGCGCCCACAGCTTAAACGTGCTTGCAGCACGGGTATAGGTTAAACCAAGATCATTGCCCTCATAACGAAATTCGGTCCATTCCAGCATCGTTCCCACCGCCTTTGTATCCATGAATTTCGGTTTCGTCCCGATGTTACGGACCGGGACGCCATTTGTCAACCTAGGACCATGCATCACATATCGGCTGAATCTCCGCTTGCCATAGCATCATCATTGGTTGAAGAGCAATCGCTTCCAGAATCAGCATATGTAAACAAGCGCCTCAGATTGACAACGTTTGTGACTTTCCTGATAAAAAAAAGAGAATGAATCTACGAAATGCACGCTCTTCTTTGTATACCCGTTCTGAGCCACGTCCATAAGCAGGAAACCAAAAACAGGCCATGCTTCACGTCTTGATGACGTGAAACACGGCCTGTTTACAGTCACTTGTTTACGGGATCATTTCCCGTTCAATTCGGCATAGGAAGCTTCCAGTTCCTGAATCAACTGGTCGCCTCCCGATTTTCTCCAGTTCGCAACCTCCTGCTCCCAGCCGGCGTCGTCGATTTTGCCCATAATGTATTTGGTCTGGGCGTCCCAGATCATCTGATCCAGCTCTTGCCCGCGCTCGGTGTAGATATCCGATGACAATGTTAACGCAGGATTCGCAATGGCATATTGCTCGTTTTCGCGCGCCATTTTGGTTCCCTTCATGCCGATGGGCAGATCAACCAGCTCGGCGACGTTATAACCTTCGATGTTAAGCAGGTTATCGCGGTACGGCTTCACCTCGCGTTGATACCCATCAAAGTCCTTGAATTCGGTTTTGCCGTCCGCCGTTTTCGTATAATGCACTCCCTCAAGCCCGCGCAATTGCAACGTGCTTAACTCTTCGTCCAGAAGCTGGTCAAGGAAGGTGAGCACCCGCTTCAACTGCTCCTCGTCCGGCACGGAAGCTTTTGGAATCACGAGCATGCCATAGTTGCCTGGCTCGCCGGCAATGCGTATGCCGTCCTTGCCCTGGAACGGAACCACGTCAATTTCTCCGTCCGCTACATTGGGGGTCAGACGCTGCTGGAAGGACTTCCCGTTCTGGGCCACGCCGTTCAGCTTCATGCCGACGAGGCCGGAGTCGATCTTTTTGTCCGCATCCGAAGGATCGAGGGCCGGAAAATCGCTGTTGATCAGCCCTTCGCTGAATAAGCGTTTGAACAGCTTCATCGTGTCCACATACTCTGGCGTCAGAAATTCGGGAGTGAGTTTGCCTGCCTCATCCACGCCCCACTTGTTTACGCCGCCAATGCTTACGGCAATGCGCGTGAGCGGGGAGGACACGCCTTCATTATACTTTTTGTACAACAACGTGCCGTAAGTATCTTCCTTGCCGTTGCCGTCCGGATCGTTTTTGCGCATCGCCAGCATGATGTCGTACCAGTCGTCCAGCGTCTTCGGAACGTCCAGCTTCAGCTTGTCGAACCAATCCTTCCGGTATACGATCGCCGTACGGCCAATGTCCCGGAAATTGGGAATGCCGTAGATTTTGCCGTCAATCTTGATATTGTCGAAGTACGCCTTCGATTGGGCAGACAGGTTTTTGTAATCCTTCAGGTAAGGGCCCAGTTCCCAGAACAATCCAGATCGGGCTGCATTAAACGTGGTTGGCACATAATTCACCCGCATGATGGTGGGCATTTCGCCGGATGCCACCATGACGTTGACTTTGTCGTCAAAAGCCGACTGCGGTATCCACTGTACATTCAGATCGGTACCCGTATATTCCTCGATCTTTTTCTCGATCCCGTTTTCCTTGGCAGGCACGTCGCCCACCTGCATCAACGAAATGTTGATGGGAAACGGGCCTTCCCCCTCGGCAGGCGCCTTTTCGCCTCCGCATCCTGCCAACAATCCGGCGGACAAGGTCAAGACCATCATCCCCGCGCCTAATCGGGACATCCGTACTCGTGGGCTCATGAACCATCTCTCCTTTGGGTTACCATATTATGAATGCGCTATCATAATTGAGTTGAAGAAGGAACCGGCCTTACGCCAGTTCCAACTCTGTCCCTGCCAAAATGAACGGAGCGACCGATTTGGGATCATTGATCCGGATCGATTCGGTCACGTAATACTCGTATGAACCGTCACGATACGGAGTACCCCCAAGCCCAGCACCTCCATTGCACTGGGTCAAGGAGAGCATGCCTTCGCGGTCTGTTTTCAAGAGATGCTGTATCAGGCCTTGGTATCCTTTTTCCGCAACCGGCTTGAATGTATCGCTGAGATAGCCTTTTCGAACGCCTTTTGCCAGCGCGTACACAAACATGGAGCTGCCCGAAGCTTCCAAATAATTGCGTTCACGGCCCGGCTGATCCAGCAGGTGCGGCCACAGGCCGGTCTGCTGGTCCTGCACGTTCACCAACGCATTTGCGATCCGCTCAAAAATGCCTACGATCTGGCCTCGCTGTTCATGATCTACCGGCAGATGATCGAGCGTGTCGACGACCGCCATGACGTACCAGCCCATCGCCCGGCTCCAGACATGCGGAGAACAGCCGGTCTCGCCCGAGCTCCAGCGCTGTTCCCGGCTTTCATCCCATGCATGGTACAGCAACCCGCTGCGCCGATCCCGCGTTTGCCGCTCGACTAACAGCAGCTGCAAGGCCGCTTTGTCGAACCACTGCCCATCCCCTGTTGCCGCGCCGTATCGGGTCATGAAAGGCGTTGCCATGTACAGGCCGTCCAGCCACATCTGGAACGGATAGATTTTTTTGTGCCAGAACCCGCCCTCGCTTGTGCGCGGTTGCCCCTTTAACTGGACCATCAGCAGATCGGCGGCTTTGCGGTATTTGGCTTCCCCCGTTTCTTCCATGAGCAGAAACAACGATTTCCCCTGATTGATCTGGTCCAGATTATATTCCTCCACTTTGTATGTGCGGATCGTTCCGTCTTCCAGAATGAAGTGGTCCATCAACTCGCGGATGTAGTCGAAGTACCGTTGTTCCCCTGTGCGA contains the following coding sequences:
- a CDS encoding HIRAN domain-containing protein, whose translation is MIKLFVAMQGMEKYHGTEALNVGDTLFLVKDPDNRTDRQAIKVVMPPIGTVGYIVNNSLEVPHGCWTGSGVYDVFHQQTCARVRFCMKDLIILEMIEMMHVPIPHMDSFIKGRKIQGTKHEGRTGGQ
- the pulA gene encoding type I pullulanase; the protein is MDTKAVGTMLEWTEFRYEGNDLGLTYTRAASTFKLWAPTARQVTLLIFDEQGTYGEDGRVTEHEGGISHTMTRSAEGIWSLRLEGDWNSHYYMYRLVHEDGRVAIAPDPYAHAVTANGQRTAIIDMDATNPADWENDARPAFLHPIDAVVYELHVRDFSSDPQADIPFKGKYLAFAASGLTDRDGNAIGVDHLAELGITHVHLMPVADYQTVDELLLADAGPHERLPYNWGYDPQHYNVPEGSYSTDPRDPSTRIREFKTMVQSLHRQGIRVVLDVVYNHTFSVNEGPFDRIVPGYYYRYWENGTLSNGSGVGNELATERPMVRKYILDSLLHWAEEYHVDGFRFDLMGLIDTDTMNELTRELKERIDPAILIYGEPWTGGDSPLNRKTLKGAQRGQGFAVFNDHFRGAIKGDSDGAGKGFATGAGGKEKDIVAGVAGAIDDFTITPAETINYVTAHDNLNLWDKIATTMNLRPQLGFPEWQGGQPVGGGSAESAVRAADPYRLVDEEDVLECDMVRRSLLSSGIVLTSQGIPFLHAGDEMLRSKFGDQNSYRSDDVVNSIVWKNKSRFRAVFDYYRGLIQLRRTHPAFRMIHADQIRKHLQFLRAEGQMVVFMLKDGANKDSWNRIVVIYNASAQPQPLTLPEGTWHVVVNDRRAGTEAIDSVQGTVLVERLSLMVLYDMEQAGITEPAVIEVNAPRQAYSPGEKARIRAVVLDSLGNVVPNAKTTWTSSAPEVLRIEEDGTIEAIQAGDAVITARYGDIAAYSLLLVEERYAERLEIVGENVLYTTRISRLRALVLDQFGQPLSGMRVRWHSSHPETAAVSSAGIVRGLAPGHVRITAETEGVRGSIDIAVHRQTSRLVTLRYERQDRQYDGWDVWVWGTGMQDGAVRLERNGDAAEARFRVASGLQHLGLIIRLNEWEAKDTCGDRYVDITPEDENVLIVVQSGSDHMQVIRDAGRMNDLSSA
- a CDS encoding glycosyltransferase family 4 protein; the encoded protein is MKIAMVAPEKLPLPGNGSVEICILAIARELAERHEVTIISRTVPGFPQKEQRQGITIRRVPAPSPDSYTRAVLRVLKNEAFDLIQVDNRPRSMATIKRSLPDIPVVLYLHSLTFAQPGASRLAMLRQADLIAVNSRSLKERLGRRFPSLKQHMRIVPLGTDLNRFAPASRAEKEQLRKQLGVTQPFCVLYAGRLIPRKGVNVLIRAVAILQQKHPVQLLIAGKGPPSYVRKLRRLADRKQVQATFCGQIAHERMERLYRAADCIVCPSQKHEAFGLVNVEAMASGLPVIASDNGGIREIIQTGNEGYLVYAYDKPESFALRLNQLASNPELAQSMGQKGRICAVSRYSWSRTAMHLEAAYTRLIRG
- a CDS encoding extracellular solute-binding protein gives rise to the protein MSPRVRMSRLGAGMMVLTLSAGLLAGCGGEKAPAEGEGPFPINISLMQVGDVPAKENGIEKKIEEYTGTDLNVQWIPQSAFDDKVNVMVASGEMPTIMRVNYVPTTFNAARSGLFWELGPYLKDYKNLSAQSKAYFDNIKIDGKIYGIPNFRDIGRTAIVYRKDWFDKLKLDVPKTLDDWYDIMLAMRKNDPDGNGKEDTYGTLLYKKYNEGVSSPLTRIAVSIGGVNKWGVDEAGKLTPEFLTPEYVDTMKLFKRLFSEGLINSDFPALDPSDADKKIDSGLVGMKLNGVAQNGKSFQQRLTPNVADGEIDVVPFQGKDGIRIAGEPGNYGMLVIPKASVPDEEQLKRVLTFLDQLLDEELSTLQLRGLEGVHYTKTADGKTEFKDFDGYQREVKPYRDNLLNIEGYNVAELVDLPIGMKGTKMARENEQYAIANPALTLSSDIYTERGQELDQMIWDAQTKYIMGKIDDAGWEQEVANWRKSGGDQLIQELEASYAELNGK
- a CDS encoding 50S ribosomal protein L25, which encodes MKSNGEMAQLTATPRTEKKGAALRLLRQGGRIPAVVYGPGIEGTAIHVDEKEMLKVARTGRSEMFNLELEGGKKVPVLIKDQQERNGRLLHVDFLQISKNKPVSVSIPLDFQGTAAGSKAGGVFQSQEVQLEVEGLPADLPSSIEVDVSGLEIGDRLTASDITLAKGLKLVTPADSIIASVMPPQALVEEETTSEEADAESAASGKDIEEA
- a CDS encoding transcriptional regulator; the protein is MTEKLIRLLRILQAIQANPGISAKELALKCDTTVRTIYRDLRILDRVAPIINEGYGKGYRFIGEFALYPLNFTEQEAMVFSMLPSVVDTSQLPAGFDSAFDKVISAHTKSKSKNNEIVENIAGIIRMGTPAYREEGKDPNLLIPIIEAILDQQTIRTQYHTLTNNEITVRDIDPYYLIPRDQRFYLIGYCHMQQRVRLFRISRFLDVLQTNKHFDKSDFNIIQYMKNTWSVDRGDEHIHFKVRFTEKIAPYIKEEEMFVRPRMTDLPDGSLLFEVTLNSSREFLQWLYQYGPEAEVLEPREYRREIRNQLMEWLKSYEGDH
- a CDS encoding glycoside hydrolase family 88 protein, coding for MKETLQFTPVRMAEQFMESYRQHELYAKWHYENGCVLRALEELYFRTGEQRYFDYIRELMDHFILEDGTIRTYKVEEYNLDQINQGKSLFLLMEETGEAKYRKAADLLMVQLKGQPRTSEGGFWHKKIYPFQMWLDGLYMATPFMTRYGAATGDGQWFDKAALQLLLVERQTRDRRSGLLYHAWDESREQRWSSGETGCSPHVWSRAMGWYVMAVVDTLDHLPVDHEQRGQIVGIFERIANALVNVQDQQTGLWPHLLDQPGRERNYLEASGSSMFVYALAKGVRKGYLSDTFKPVAEKGYQGLIQHLLKTDREGMLSLTQCNGGAGLGGTPYRDGSYEYYVTESIRINDPKSVAPFILAGTELELA